One genomic window of Corynebacterium diphtheriae includes the following:
- a CDS encoding heme/hemin ABC transporter substrate-binding protein, producing MKSLLRVCMSVVCACALVSCGVQGTYDSTKDLRESLPKAGDVKDPRSFTGVSDVRDFDDVQPVSESVSPSLPVHLTDADGFDVEVTDVSRIIALDIYGTYTKTLEGLGLADKIVGRTVSSTENVLKDVPVVTEGGHNINVEAVLSLHPSLLIVDHSIGPRDAIDQIRNAGVTTVVMKPTRTIDSVAEDIKTLGSVVGLSDEASILAERSVHEISAAREAIAAIAPSDPMRVAFLYARGNGGVFFIMGEGTGAKDLIEGVGAKDMGAEYKLSYAEPANAEALAKINPEAIIMMTAGLESTGGIDGLLARPGVAQTIAGKNRRVITIPDGQSLAFGPMTGQTLLRTAQALYDPQV from the coding sequence ATGAAATCTTTGCTTCGTGTTTGTATGTCCGTGGTGTGTGCGTGTGCACTGGTGAGTTGTGGTGTCCAGGGCACATATGATTCGACGAAGGATCTCCGAGAGTCATTGCCCAAGGCTGGTGACGTCAAGGATCCGCGTTCTTTTACAGGTGTGTCTGATGTGCGCGATTTTGATGATGTGCAGCCTGTTTCGGAATCTGTGAGCCCTTCGTTGCCTGTACATCTCACGGATGCTGATGGTTTTGATGTTGAGGTTACGGATGTTTCTCGCATTATTGCCTTGGATATTTATGGCACGTATACGAAGACTTTGGAAGGCTTGGGGCTCGCTGACAAAATTGTTGGCAGGACTGTGTCGTCGACAGAGAACGTGCTTAAAGATGTTCCTGTTGTGACCGAGGGTGGTCATAATATCAATGTTGAGGCCGTGTTGAGCCTGCATCCGTCATTGCTGATCGTTGATCACTCGATTGGTCCGCGTGATGCGATTGATCAGATTCGCAATGCTGGCGTTACTACTGTGGTGATGAAGCCAACTCGTACGATTGATTCTGTCGCGGAGGACATCAAGACGTTGGGTAGCGTAGTCGGGCTTAGCGACGAGGCGTCGATTCTTGCCGAACGTAGTGTTCATGAAATTTCTGCGGCTCGTGAGGCGATTGCTGCGATCGCTCCTTCTGATCCCATGCGCGTGGCATTTTTGTATGCGCGTGGTAACGGTGGTGTTTTCTTCATTATGGGTGAAGGAACTGGGGCTAAAGATTTGATTGAGGGCGTTGGCGCGAAGGACATGGGCGCTGAATACAAGCTTTCTTATGCTGAGCCTGCAAACGCTGAGGCTTTGGCAAAGATTAATCCTGAGGCGATCATCATGATGACAGCTGGTTTGGAATCGACTGGTGGAATTGATGGTTTATTGGCACGACCAGGTGTGGCGCAGACGATTGCTGGAAAGAATCGTCGAGTCATTACGATCCCTGATGGACAGTCTTTGGCGTTCGGTCCGATGACTGGTCAGACGCTTCTTCGCACGGCACAGGCTTTGTATGATCCACAGGTATAG
- a CDS encoding bifunctional methylenetetrahydrofolate dehydrogenase/methenyltetrahydrofolate cyclohydrolase produces the protein MSAIKLDGNLYRDEIFEDLKGRVNSLREKGIVPGLATVLVGDDPASHAYVRMKHKDCEIVGVKSIRKDLPADVTQEELLAVIHELNADPECTGYIVQLPLPKHLDENAVLERIDPTKDADGLHPVNLGKLVLNEPAPLPCTPNGAIHLLRRFGVELDGKKVVVIGRGVTVGRPIGLMLTRRSENSTVTLCHTGTRDLAAETREADVIVAAAGKAHMLTADMVKQGAAILDVGVSRVDGKLLGDVHPDVWDVAGAVSPNPGGVGPLTRAFLIRNVVERAERA, from the coding sequence GTGAGTGCTATCAAACTTGACGGAAACTTGTACCGCGACGAAATCTTCGAAGATCTTAAAGGACGTGTCAATTCTCTCCGAGAGAAGGGGATCGTGCCAGGTCTTGCGACTGTTCTTGTCGGCGATGACCCTGCCAGCCACGCCTATGTCCGTATGAAGCACAAGGATTGTGAAATTGTTGGTGTGAAGTCGATCCGTAAGGATCTTCCCGCTGATGTGACTCAAGAAGAGCTGTTGGCTGTTATTCATGAGCTAAATGCTGATCCTGAGTGCACTGGCTACATTGTGCAGCTCCCGTTGCCAAAGCACTTGGATGAGAATGCGGTGCTAGAGCGCATTGATCCTACGAAAGACGCCGATGGTTTGCACCCAGTGAATCTGGGTAAATTGGTTTTGAATGAGCCTGCTCCGTTGCCATGTACCCCTAATGGTGCAATTCATCTGTTGCGTCGTTTTGGAGTTGAGCTAGATGGCAAAAAAGTAGTTGTAATTGGACGTGGTGTGACTGTTGGGCGTCCTATTGGTTTGATGTTGACGCGGAGAAGTGAGAACTCTACCGTTACGCTGTGTCATACGGGTACTCGTGATCTTGCTGCGGAGACTCGTGAAGCTGATGTCATTGTTGCTGCTGCGGGTAAAGCGCACATGCTAACGGCTGATATGGTCAAACAGGGTGCTGCGATTCTTGATGTGGGAGTATCGCGTGTTGACGGCAAACTGCTTGGCGACGTTCACCCTGATGTCTGGGATGTTGCAGGTGCAGTTTCTCCAAATCCTGGTGGGGTTGGACCGCTGACTCGCGCTTTCTTGATTCGTAACGTAGTAGAGCGTGCTGAGCGTGCCTAG
- a CDS encoding metal ABC transporter substrate-binding protein has protein sequence MRKIVGGVVGGIVISSLLVGCSGGQGASTSTKADDSKLGVIATTTQICDYVKQIDADVDLTCLLAPNASAHDHEMTREQMDALSKADILLKNGVDLEHFLDDAVASSGFKGATVDTSEGVNIAPWPFAPEDGEEPEFNNDPHIWTSPKNAKIQVANIGKALEAADSAHADDYKKHVDSYISQLEDLDTWTTQSLKSVPESERILFTSHDAFGYFSRDYNVKFIGAALSDFNEQQDATADHIAKAAQQVRDSKAKALFAENSNNPRSIEAVAKAAGVKLGGELYGDSLGPDVTYTQSIVHNVETLIDGWGGKIAEKPASIAR, from the coding sequence ATGCGTAAAATCGTTGGTGGTGTTGTGGGAGGAATCGTTATCTCCTCCCTCCTCGTTGGTTGTTCGGGCGGCCAGGGGGCGTCGACAAGCACGAAGGCCGACGACTCCAAACTTGGAGTTATCGCCACCACGACCCAAATCTGCGACTATGTCAAACAAATCGACGCTGACGTCGACCTCACATGCCTGCTCGCACCCAACGCCTCCGCCCACGATCACGAGATGACTCGCGAGCAAATGGATGCGCTATCCAAAGCCGATATTTTGCTGAAAAACGGTGTCGACCTAGAACACTTCCTTGACGACGCCGTGGCTTCCTCTGGATTCAAAGGCGCCACCGTTGACACCTCCGAAGGTGTGAACATTGCACCATGGCCATTCGCCCCAGAAGACGGCGAGGAGCCAGAATTCAATAACGATCCGCACATCTGGACCAGCCCTAAGAACGCAAAAATCCAGGTCGCAAATATCGGCAAAGCTCTCGAAGCTGCCGATTCTGCCCATGCTGATGACTACAAGAAGCACGTTGATAGCTACATCAGCCAGCTTGAAGACCTCGACACATGGACGACCCAATCTCTGAAATCGGTCCCAGAATCTGAACGAATTCTGTTCACCTCTCACGATGCCTTCGGCTACTTCTCTCGTGACTACAACGTCAAGTTCATCGGCGCCGCACTCAGCGACTTCAACGAACAGCAAGATGCCACCGCCGACCATATCGCCAAGGCTGCACAGCAGGTGCGCGATTCCAAAGCCAAGGCACTGTTCGCGGAAAACTCCAATAACCCTCGATCCATCGAAGCAGTAGCAAAAGCAGCCGGAGTGAAGCTCGGTGGCGAACTCTACGGAGATTCTCTCGGCCCAGACGTCACCTACACGCAGTCGATTGTTCACAACGTGGAAACGCTTATCGACGGCTGGGGTGGAAAAATCGCCGAAAAACCAGCATCCATCGCACGCTAA
- a CDS encoding DUF3017 domain-containing protein — MPRLSPFDNPHDVGRKESPIPSYLQYIAVAAFVGIVVSSGIFAFTEHWRRATFALGVALLFLAVLRIVCDSKILGVLAVRSVVFDVAFSLVVGGMMVFLSYSIDSLGS; from the coding sequence GTGCCTAGGCTTTCGCCTTTTGACAATCCGCATGATGTGGGTAGGAAAGAATCGCCGATTCCTTCCTACCTCCAGTACATCGCGGTAGCGGCGTTTGTAGGAATTGTCGTTTCTTCTGGAATATTCGCTTTTACAGAGCATTGGAGGCGCGCGACATTTGCGCTGGGCGTGGCGCTGTTGTTTTTGGCTGTGCTCCGGATTGTATGTGATTCGAAAATTCTTGGTGTATTGGCGGTTCGATCCGTAGTTTTTGATGTTGCTTTCAGTCTTGTAGTAGGTGGGATGATGGTGTTTTTGTCCTATTCGATTGATTCTTTGGGATCGTGA
- a CDS encoding HNH endonuclease signature motif containing protein, with the protein MNTTACFAHTDMNDPFSRHLIRLNQAEVDFWLSVEPDKFRDFHTQIDEIATRMSLSRREVKENLRVGEMLRRFPKLRACVEKHHHITMSRLKAIERQVMAIEPKYIARVDAHLTNYFTPKVKNQVIPQVATLSKQLRDYITTIDPSAAKKPQDQQKRSATFKRNLNGHTRLSIHITDAEAVEIRTLMKKQHEDEPVDAFMKLIRSKARTKVVLNTFRTGTGHLYMVGAGTIPEESITIDSQRTIDLNDHTHSYAPTEEIRAAVMLLDRHCRYPGCTVDALECDLDHVINHDEGGETSIANLACLCRFHHNIKTEQRIHYSLDANRIATFHFRNGATKTTQPGGIKVKHRFSQTWQRHEQQRIRTRRNQSA; encoded by the coding sequence ATGAATACTACGGCTTGTTTCGCACATACCGATATGAACGATCCTTTTTCACGACACCTGATTCGACTCAACCAGGCAGAAGTGGATTTTTGGCTTTCCGTGGAGCCTGATAAGTTCCGTGATTTTCACACACAAATTGACGAGATAGCTACTCGAATGAGTCTGTCACGACGCGAAGTAAAGGAAAATCTTCGCGTCGGTGAAATGCTACGACGCTTTCCAAAGCTGCGCGCATGCGTCGAAAAGCATCACCATATTACGATGTCGCGGCTAAAAGCCATCGAACGACAAGTCATGGCTATTGAACCGAAATATATTGCACGCGTCGACGCCCACTTGACCAACTACTTCACCCCGAAGGTGAAAAACCAAGTGATTCCGCAAGTAGCAACCCTCAGCAAACAACTTCGCGATTACATCACAACGATCGATCCCTCGGCCGCCAAAAAGCCACAAGATCAGCAAAAAAGAAGCGCCACTTTTAAACGGAACCTCAATGGACACACGCGGTTAAGCATTCATATCACCGATGCCGAAGCTGTCGAAATTCGTACCTTAATGAAAAAGCAACACGAAGACGAACCCGTTGATGCGTTTATGAAGCTCATCCGTTCAAAAGCTCGCACAAAAGTCGTGCTCAATACCTTCAGAACTGGAACCGGCCACCTGTATATGGTCGGTGCCGGCACCATTCCAGAAGAAAGCATCACCATTGATTCGCAAAGAACCATAGACCTCAACGACCACACCCACAGCTACGCACCCACTGAAGAGATTCGAGCCGCCGTCATGCTTCTCGACCGTCACTGCCGATATCCAGGCTGCACCGTCGACGCCCTCGAATGCGATCTGGACCACGTAATAAATCATGACGAAGGTGGCGAAACCTCAATCGCGAATCTCGCCTGTCTATGCCGCTTCCACCACAACATCAAAACCGAACAACGCATTCACTACAGCCTCGACGCCAACCGAATCGCAACATTTCATTTCCGCAACGGGGCAACAAAAACCACCCAACCCGGGGGAATAAAAGTTAAACACAGGTTCAGCCAAACATGGCAACGCCACGAACAACAACGCATCCGCACCAGACGAAACCAATCCGCTTAA
- a CDS encoding metal-dependent transcriptional regulator — MHVSELPEKSQDYLKNVWDMHEATGKPVSLGELASRMSQKTPTASEAVKKLVARGLLDHERYGGIMLTEQGEALAKQMVRRHRLVEMFLFETLGFGWDEVHEEAEILEHAMTDKLLQRIDDHLGNPSRDPHGDPIPSEEGIVDSVPIHQLGEFAVGEEVIIERIHDRDANLLRYLAEHGVLPGVRVIIGEPAYPGMNIVKVGDRDIPLAESSLWAINARKIDS, encoded by the coding sequence ATGCATGTCTCTGAGCTGCCTGAAAAGTCCCAGGACTACTTGAAAAACGTGTGGGATATGCACGAGGCTACTGGCAAGCCCGTCTCCCTCGGCGAGTTAGCGTCCCGAATGTCTCAAAAAACTCCCACCGCATCTGAAGCTGTTAAAAAACTTGTTGCTCGTGGTCTGCTCGATCATGAACGCTATGGCGGAATCATGCTCACTGAGCAGGGCGAAGCCTTGGCTAAACAGATGGTGCGTCGTCATCGTCTTGTGGAAATGTTTCTTTTTGAAACCCTAGGTTTTGGGTGGGATGAAGTCCATGAGGAAGCCGAGATTCTTGAGCACGCGATGACGGACAAGCTTCTTCAGCGTATCGACGATCACCTTGGTAACCCGTCTCGTGACCCACATGGAGATCCAATCCCATCTGAGGAAGGAATCGTCGATTCTGTCCCGATTCATCAGCTTGGTGAGTTTGCGGTTGGAGAAGAAGTCATAATCGAGCGAATCCATGATCGCGATGCCAACCTGCTGCGCTATTTAGCCGAGCACGGAGTATTGCCAGGTGTTCGTGTCATTATTGGTGAACCTGCTTATCCAGGCATGAATATTGTGAAGGTAGGCGACAGAGACATCCCACTCGCAGAAAGTAGTTTGTGGGCTATAAACGCTCGCAAAATAGATTCTTAG
- a CDS encoding metal ABC transporter ATP-binding protein, whose amino-acid sequence MHTDSSAAGKNFERTTGAATDSAPVVRFDAASFSYGHGSNRVTVLEGIDGSLHRGEALALIGPNGAGKSTVLKGLVGIVDSSQLHLASGSIGYVPQTAELDPTFPVTARDVVAMGIRGAKKNRWWCPSFLQPNPAKDPRTMAALQRVGLADRANYRFGQLSGGQRQRVLIARALVSQPMLMLLDEPFNGLDDPNRKALLAILSEIKKEGVAIVVSTHDLVLAEETCDKVLLLAGRQVAFGPIDDVLQPDVIAQAYGGHHAH is encoded by the coding sequence ATGCATACAGACAGCTCAGCTGCTGGCAAGAACTTCGAACGCACGACCGGTGCCGCTACTGACAGCGCGCCGGTCGTGCGTTTCGACGCAGCCAGCTTTTCCTATGGCCACGGTTCTAATCGCGTCACTGTATTGGAAGGAATCGACGGTTCTCTCCACAGAGGCGAAGCACTCGCACTCATCGGCCCCAACGGCGCGGGAAAGTCGACCGTGTTGAAAGGGTTGGTAGGAATCGTCGATTCTTCCCAACTACATCTGGCGTCTGGTTCGATCGGTTACGTGCCACAGACGGCTGAACTTGATCCGACCTTCCCAGTCACAGCTCGCGACGTCGTTGCGATGGGGATACGCGGGGCGAAGAAGAATCGGTGGTGGTGTCCGTCATTTTTACAGCCGAATCCGGCGAAAGATCCACGGACTATGGCAGCCTTGCAACGCGTTGGTCTGGCAGATCGCGCTAATTATCGGTTTGGGCAGCTTTCAGGCGGGCAACGTCAACGTGTTCTGATCGCGCGCGCTCTGGTGTCCCAACCAATGTTGATGCTTCTCGACGAACCGTTCAACGGATTAGACGATCCGAACCGTAAAGCATTATTGGCGATTCTTTCCGAAATTAAAAAGGAAGGAGTTGCAATCGTCGTATCTACGCATGATCTTGTTCTCGCAGAAGAAACCTGCGATAAAGTGCTACTTCTTGCGGGTAGACAAGTGGCGTTCGGGCCTATCGACGATGTGTTGCAACCCGATGTGATTGCCCAAGCATATGGGGGACACCATGCTCATTGA
- a CDS encoding metal ABC transporter permease produces MTAILLLPTVELMIVGALCGIVGVFAVLKGRVFFTESITHATFPGAILGVVIAGRNGLFLGALLMCVGMSWLMRRLTRLSTQTAQASAGVVLTVGFALGYFLNKWFAPLPIRIEGFLAGSVLSVRLIDVIVSAVVLVVVVGIVNSFHTSLMLYCFDEPGFVAAGGKQHRAEALILGMIVATVVCVIPAIGTILSIALIAAPAAGLKTVVASPRQLIVAAPAAGVVISLAGLFIAVYFKLSVGGTIAIVAGVFYCLCMSLSCLKSPRTT; encoded by the coding sequence ATGACCGCAATTTTGCTCCTTCCCACAGTTGAATTGATGATCGTCGGTGCCCTTTGCGGCATCGTTGGCGTGTTTGCGGTCCTCAAAGGCAGAGTTTTCTTTACTGAATCCATTACGCATGCGACGTTTCCAGGTGCGATCCTTGGCGTTGTGATTGCTGGAAGGAATGGCCTATTCCTTGGGGCATTATTGATGTGTGTCGGCATGTCGTGGCTGATGCGACGTTTGACGCGACTTTCTACGCAAACAGCACAAGCCTCTGCCGGTGTTGTTCTCACCGTAGGATTTGCCCTCGGTTATTTCCTGAACAAGTGGTTTGCACCACTTCCCATTCGTATCGAGGGTTTTCTTGCCGGTTCAGTGCTGAGCGTGAGGCTTATCGACGTCATTGTGTCAGCCGTAGTTCTGGTTGTAGTGGTAGGAATCGTCAATTCTTTCCACACATCTCTTATGCTGTATTGCTTTGACGAACCAGGATTTGTTGCTGCAGGTGGAAAACAGCATCGCGCTGAAGCGTTGATTCTTGGGATGATCGTTGCAACGGTAGTGTGCGTTATTCCAGCTATTGGCACCATTTTGTCTATTGCGTTAATTGCAGCGCCGGCTGCTGGATTAAAAACTGTCGTAGCGTCACCGCGACAATTAATTGTTGCGGCACCAGCTGCTGGTGTTGTAATAAGCCTCGCGGGATTATTTATCGCGGTTTACTTCAAATTGTCCGTTGGAGGCACGATCGCCATCGTTGCCGGTGTATTCTACTGTTTATGCATGTCTCTGAGCTGCCTGAAAAGTCCCAGGACTACTTGA
- a CDS encoding metal ABC transporter permease, translating to MLIELSEITGIAPYLLRPLILLTVLGFVSGLVGVVVNLRSLEFNAEAVVHSVFPGIVAGAVFGGIDMIIPAASAVAALVAIALTFASRHSEAGTAVVLTSFFSVGIVLSLKKGDMSGQLEALMFGRLLEVTDERLIQALIVCAIAVAVMLWTWRTHIFVAFDREGARATGVNLLTIDLAINVAIAAVVVASSTAIGTLLVIGYLCIPGAAARLIATRVHTMVPLAMAFGIVGGYLGVWLSGLSPRVSPQASVALSVVAMYGVGLIIYRLRGSVGRRS from the coding sequence ATGCTCATTGAGCTTTCTGAGATCACTGGAATAGCGCCGTATCTGCTTCGGCCACTAATCTTGCTCACCGTACTCGGTTTTGTTTCTGGACTTGTCGGAGTCGTGGTAAACCTGCGCTCTTTGGAATTCAATGCCGAAGCGGTAGTCCACTCAGTTTTTCCAGGGATTGTTGCAGGGGCAGTTTTTGGTGGAATCGACATGATTATCCCTGCTGCATCGGCCGTCGCCGCGCTTGTTGCTATTGCGTTGACTTTTGCTTCGCGCCACTCGGAAGCCGGTACAGCTGTGGTTTTGACGTCGTTTTTTTCGGTAGGAATCGTCTTGTCTCTCAAAAAGGGAGACATGTCTGGGCAATTAGAAGCATTGATGTTTGGACGTCTTTTGGAAGTTACCGATGAACGGTTGATTCAAGCTCTCATTGTGTGCGCGATTGCTGTGGCCGTTATGTTATGGACGTGGCGAACTCATATCTTCGTTGCCTTTGATAGGGAAGGCGCTCGCGCGACGGGTGTTAACCTTTTAACCATCGATCTTGCGATTAACGTTGCGATTGCTGCGGTTGTGGTGGCGTCGTCGACTGCAATCGGCACACTACTAGTAATCGGATATCTGTGTATTCCTGGTGCTGCGGCACGATTGATCGCTACCCGTGTGCATACCATGGTGCCTCTTGCCATGGCTTTTGGAATTGTGGGTGGTTATCTCGGGGTGTGGTTGTCAGGTCTATCGCCACGTGTTTCTCCGCAAGCATCAGTCGCGCTTAGCGTGGTCGCTATGTACGGCGTGGGCCTTATCATCTATCGTCTGCGTGGTTCGGTTGGGAGAAGATCATGA
- the metX gene encoding homoserine O-acetyltransferase MetX, whose amino-acid sequence MLTTTGTLTHQKIGDFHTEAGATLHDVTIAYQAWGHYTGNNLIVLEHALTGDSNAISWWDGLIGPGKALDTNRYCILCTNVLGGCKGSTGPSSPHPDGKPWGSRFPALSIRDLVNAEKQLFDHLSINKIHAIIGGSMGGARTLEWAALHPHMMTTGFVIAVSARASAWQIGIQTAQISAIELDPNWNDGDYYSGHAPWEGIAAARRIAHLTYRGELEIDERFGTSAQHGENPLGPFRDPHQRFAVTSYLQHQGIKLAQRFDAGSYVVLTEALNRHDIGRGRGGLNKALSAITVPIMIAGVDTDILYPYHQQEHLSRNLGNLLAMAKISSPVGHDAFLTEFRQMERILRHFMELSEGIDDSFRTKLER is encoded by the coding sequence ATGCTCACCACCACAGGGACGCTCACGCACCAAAAAATCGGAGACTTTCACACCGAAGCCGGAGCGACGCTTCACGACGTCACCATCGCCTACCAAGCATGGGGCCACTACACCGGCAACAATCTCATCGTTCTCGAACATGCTCTGACCGGCGACTCTAACGCTATTTCATGGTGGGACGGACTGATTGGCCCTGGCAAAGCACTCGACACCAACCGCTACTGCATCCTATGCACCAACGTGCTCGGAGGATGCAAAGGATCCACCGGACCGAGCAGTCCACACCCAGACGGAAAACCATGGGGATCCAGATTTCCAGCCCTTTCAATCCGTGACCTTGTCAATGCCGAAAAACAACTTTTCGACCACCTCAGCATCAATAAAATTCACGCAATCATCGGCGGATCCATGGGAGGCGCACGCACCCTCGAATGGGCTGCACTCCACCCACACATGATGACGACTGGATTCGTCATAGCAGTCTCAGCACGCGCAAGCGCTTGGCAAATCGGTATTCAAACTGCACAAATCAGCGCCATAGAACTCGACCCCAACTGGAACGACGGCGATTACTACAGCGGTCACGCACCATGGGAAGGAATCGCCGCCGCTCGCCGGATCGCCCACCTCACCTATCGCGGCGAACTAGAAATAGACGAACGATTCGGCACTTCCGCACAACACGGTGAAAACCCACTCGGCCCCTTCCGAGATCCACATCAACGTTTTGCGGTCACGAGCTACCTCCAACACCAAGGCATCAAACTCGCTCAACGATTCGATGCAGGTAGTTACGTCGTGCTTACCGAAGCCCTCAATCGTCATGACATCGGACGCGGCCGAGGCGGACTCAACAAAGCCCTCAGCGCAATCACAGTCCCCATCATGATTGCTGGCGTTGATACCGATATTCTCTACCCCTATCACCAGCAAGAACACCTATCACGAAATCTAGGCAACCTACTCGCTATGGCAAAAATCAGCTCACCAGTAGGCCACGACGCTTTCCTCACAGAATTCCGACAAATGGAGCGAATCCTAAGACATTTCATGGAGCTTTCGGAAGGAATCGACGATTCCTTCCGAACCAAACTAGAGCGCTGA
- a CDS encoding PH domain-containing protein: MSAIEQTALHEQRIDVSSMHRVHRLTPLLQFWHSIFALFVVIALNVDKDEVITVLQHQKYLWWLLGGIVVSFLVVWAISGVWWRSIGYSITDTEVIVAKGVINRSVRSARRDRIQAVDIVESVLARIFRVAEVRIETAGGNDSVLTIGYVSRDRAGKIRRFLIEGEIESTKNDLVVPVERILLATALTHGVWMAAFIGLWFVPGGAAVAIPMLVGVGPSVWNVIDTGWRFTLRLGQSFGGDLVDEGSADSDSEPTIHVEYGLADRRKQSIPLRRIHAVRMSQPVLWRLCGWWKVTVTVAGYGVGDKKAGTSVLLPVGSKAQAMALVAMLKGVTVDPESPKDAAFSSPRRARWVSPIDVSSQVVELLGDIVVVRWGVVSRRAALVQRSHVQELTCVEGPIQRWTRLRTVRLDLVHGPVAMSARDLDCDDASKLLTLMGDRKFNMLNN; this comes from the coding sequence ATGAGTGCGATCGAACAAACCGCGTTGCACGAGCAGCGTATCGACGTCTCCTCTATGCATCGTGTTCATAGGCTCACCCCCTTACTGCAATTTTGGCACAGCATTTTTGCTCTCTTTGTTGTCATTGCCCTCAATGTGGATAAAGACGAAGTCATAACTGTGCTGCAGCACCAGAAATATCTTTGGTGGTTGTTGGGAGGAATCGTCGTTTCTTTCCTGGTCGTTTGGGCAATTTCGGGCGTGTGGTGGCGCAGTATTGGATACAGCATTACTGACACCGAAGTTATCGTTGCTAAAGGTGTGATCAATCGGTCAGTGCGTAGCGCGCGGCGAGATCGCATCCAGGCGGTTGACATTGTGGAATCAGTTCTTGCACGAATTTTTCGGGTTGCTGAGGTACGTATCGAGACAGCGGGCGGCAATGATTCAGTTCTGACTATTGGGTATGTCTCTAGGGATCGTGCTGGAAAGATTCGACGATTCCTTATAGAAGGGGAGATAGAATCCACGAAAAATGATCTAGTTGTTCCAGTAGAACGCATTTTATTGGCAACAGCGTTGACACATGGCGTGTGGATGGCTGCTTTTATTGGTCTGTGGTTTGTGCCAGGTGGGGCAGCGGTGGCGATCCCAATGCTGGTGGGTGTTGGGCCATCGGTGTGGAATGTTATTGATACAGGTTGGCGGTTTACGCTGCGATTAGGCCAGTCGTTTGGTGGGGATCTGGTTGACGAGGGCAGCGCTGACAGTGATTCGGAGCCAACGATTCATGTGGAATATGGTTTGGCGGATCGCCGTAAGCAGTCGATTCCATTGCGACGTATCCATGCTGTGCGTATGTCGCAGCCGGTGTTGTGGCGTTTGTGTGGTTGGTGGAAAGTAACGGTGACAGTTGCAGGTTATGGGGTAGGAGATAAAAAGGCGGGGACCTCGGTGTTGTTGCCAGTGGGGTCGAAAGCGCAGGCGATGGCGTTGGTGGCGATGCTAAAAGGGGTCACGGTTGACCCCGAGTCGCCGAAGGACGCGGCCTTTTCAAGTCCGCGGCGTGCGCGGTGGGTTTCGCCTATCGACGTTTCCTCCCAAGTTGTGGAACTACTGGGCGACATTGTGGTCGTTCGGTGGGGTGTGGTGTCGCGCCGGGCTGCGCTGGTGCAGCGTAGTCATGTCCAGGAGCTGACGTGTGTTGAAGGGCCGATTCAACGTTGGACGAGATTGCGCACAGTGCGTTTGGATTTGGTGCATGGTCCGGTAGCTATGAGTGCTAGAGATTTGGATTGTGACGATGCTTCGAAGCTGCTTACCCTCATGGGGGATCGTAAATTCAATATGCTGAACAATTAA
- a CDS encoding PH domain-containing protein, producing the protein MNAVSPKLVKARYWAVVPFLVVTILGSAASAVFLWSWMWIVTGVWVAILAWAVWLIPAQVRRIGWREDPDELLITKGKLWRTLTVVPYGRLQFVDVQEGPIARRCGLAEVEIHTASSTSDASIAGLPVADAYALRQRLTDKARERLSGL; encoded by the coding sequence ATGAATGCGGTGTCGCCAAAGCTGGTGAAAGCTCGATATTGGGCAGTGGTGCCTTTTCTCGTTGTGACGATACTAGGAAGCGCTGCGTCCGCTGTCTTTTTGTGGTCATGGATGTGGATCGTCACAGGGGTGTGGGTGGCGATTTTGGCGTGGGCTGTATGGCTGATTCCAGCACAGGTGCGCAGGATAGGGTGGCGCGAAGATCCCGACGAACTGCTGATTACGAAGGGTAAATTGTGGCGAACTCTCACCGTGGTTCCTTATGGGCGTTTGCAGTTCGTGGACGTTCAAGAAGGGCCTATTGCGAGGCGTTGTGGTCTTGCAGAAGTAGAGATCCACACGGCATCGTCGACAAGCGATGCCAGCATCGCGGGTCTTCCGGTCGCGGACGCGTATGCGTTGCGTCAGCGACTAACCGATAAAGCGCGCGAGAGGCTTAGCGGGCTATGA